One genomic segment of Oncorhynchus nerka isolate Pitt River linkage group LG16, Oner_Uvic_2.0, whole genome shotgun sequence includes these proteins:
- the mlip gene encoding muscular LMNA-interacting protein isoform X2, which produces MFVPVLKTLPIQITLTEAVKTGLLTGKPNKNLGVPKQKATEHTMSDGGLFKAEVIYISDCEKRGAGDMVQQETYTRLISPPDHTTPPQTPPPINTQPENTVHHFVSGPATMETAVNKHQGISQQQWHNTPVGAEVSLDLFLNRESDSDERLSPANSTDLFPASSKSQSQESILSESWDKDRSWSALQMSPETSCAVSPCSSVRSGMFTPSVVRVKRHFLEPGSSLVHMPPTCLSPTCCASPSSSPCPLSPRSRHRPPPTRLSLLTAILRKGRLPVLSPTLTLQRPYSPCWPIHHGTSCNACSAASSVASIPLEVFSSRAQSSASIHSPAQSYHHRDGCVLESLRSVNAPLSIESKELSTSWRMVGPHSPPLRHSEKLKSNNGIISERVTSPSYRSLVASPVPPLSQAFPQNLPKPVDHTKVPSPPLYSSHSRFRRLFPEPLDNSVNSRLNSLSPEPKPVKNQGASVPQDSNQPLYSSHSRLKCLSPNPAHNQGTSACQPLYSSFSKLSSSPPGIVNSSSNSTLDTLSAEPKPVSKNFVQALNSHLQSKLTFLSSAPANNQETFKALNTSTPEVSSMGTSNNRGFLWGPLTHGGLQGPKFGVHCPTHVFPGLLNLSLSPAVPQRAIFLPHPTHPVA; this is translated from the exons AATTTAGGAGTTCCCAAGCAGAAGGCGACTGAACACACCATGTCGGACGGAGGGCTTTTCAAGGCGGAGGTGATCTATATCAGTGACTGTGAAAAACGTGGAGCAGGGGACATGGTCCAACAGGAGACATATACTCGG TTGATATCTCCTCCTGATCACACAACCCCACCCCAGACCCCTCCCCCTATAAATACCCAGCCAGAAAATACAGTCCACCATTTTGTATCCGGGCCCGCTACTATGGAAACAGCTGTTAACAAACACCAGGGCATTTCTCAGCAGCAGTGGCACAACACCCCTGTGGGTGCTGAGGTCAGCTTGGATCTCTTTTTAAATAGGGAGTCTGACTCAGACGAGAGACTAAGCCCCGCTAACTCCACAGACCTGTTTCCTGCTTCTTCCAAGAGTCAGAGTCAGGAGTCCATCCTCTCTGAGAGTTGGGACAAAGACAGGAGCTGGTCAGCACTGCAAATGTCCCCTGAGACGTCTTGCGCGGTGTCCCCGTGCTCCTCAGTGAGATCTGGCATGTTCACCCCCTCTGTTGTGCGAGTCAAGAGGCACTTCCTAGAACCTGGCTCCAGTTTAGTCCACATGCCGCCAACCTGCCTCTCACCAACTTGTTGTGCAAGTCCCTCCTCgtccccctgtcccctgtccccccgCTCCCGCCACAGGCCCCCTCCCACGCGGCTCTCCCTGCTAACAGCTATCCTCCGAAAGGGCCGCCTGCCAGTCCTGTCCCCTACTCTGACTCTACAGAGACCCTACTCCCCCTGCTGGCCCATTCACCATGGGACTTCCTGTAACGCCTGCTCTGCAGCCTCCAGTGTGGCCTCTATTCCTCTGGAGGTGTTCTCATCCAGGGCCCAGTCCTCAGCCTCCATACACAGCCCAGCTCAGAGTTACCATCACAGGGATGGATGTGTGTTAGAGTCCCTTAGATCTGTCAATGCACCCCTGTCCATAGAGTCTAAGGAGCTTTCCACCTCATGGAGAATGGTTGGCCCTCACAGCCCACCATTAAGACACTCAGAAAAACTGAAATCAAACAATGGAATTATCTCTGAGAGGGTCACCTCCCCCTCTTATCGAAGCCTTGTGGCATCACCAGTCCCACCGTTGTCTCAAGCGTTCCCTCAGAACCTCCCCAAACCAGTAGACCACACCAAAGTTCCAAGTCCACCTCTGTACTCATCACACTCACGATTCAGACGTCTGTTTCCTGAGCCACTCGACAACTCAGTTAACTCAAGACTTAACTCACTGTCGCCTGAGCCGAAACCAGTTAAGAACCAGGGGGCTTCTGTGCCCCAAGATTCAAATCAACCCCTGTATTCGTCACACTCAAGACTTAAATGTCTGTCTCCTAATCCAGCTCACAACCAGGGGACCTCTGCATGTCAACCTCTTTACTCATCCTTCTCAAAGCTCAGCTCATCGCCTCCCGGAATAGTAAACTCCTCATCAAACTCAACACTTGACACACTGTCTGCTGAACCTAAACCAGTTAGCAAGAACTTTGTACAAGCTCTGAATTCTCACCTACAATCAAAGCTCACCTTTCTGTCTTCTGCACCTGCTAATAACCAGGAGACCTTTAAGGCCCTCAATACGTCTACACCTGAAGTTTCCTCCATGGGAACCTCTAACAATCGGGGATTTCTATGGGGACCCTTAACACACGGGGGACTGCAAGGCCCCAAGTTTGGAGTCCACTGTCCTACTCATGTCTTTCCAGGTCtcctaaacctctctctctctcctgctgtgccCCAGAGGGCCATCTTTCTGCCTCATCCCACTCACCCAGTGGCATAG
- the mlip gene encoding muscular LMNA-interacting protein isoform X3 produces MSDGGLFKAEVIYISDCEKRGAGDMVQQETYTRLISPPDHTTPPQTPPPINTQPENTVHHFVSGPATMETAVNKHQGISQQQWHNTPVGAEVSLDLFLNRESDSDERLSPANSTDLFPASSKSQSQESILSESWDKDRSWSALQMSPETSCAVSPCSSVRSGMFTPSVVRVKRHFLEPGSSLVHMPPTCLSPTCCASPSSSPCPLSPRSRHRPPPTRLSLLTAILRKGRLPVLSPTLTLQRPYSPCWPIHHGTSCNACSAASSVASIPLEVFSSRAQSSASIHSPAQSYHHRDGCVLESLRSVNAPLSIESKELSTSWRMVGPHSPPLRHSEKLKSNNGIISERVTSPSYRSLVASPVPPLSQAFPQNLPKPVDHTKVPSPPLYSSHSRFRRLFPEPLDNSVNSRLNSLSPEPKPVKNQGASVPQDSNQPLYSSHSRLKCLSPNPAHNQGTSACQPLYSSFSKLSSSPPGIVNSSSNSTLDTLSAEPKPVSKNFVQALNSHLQSKLTFLSSAPANNQETFKALNTSTPEVSSMGTSNNRGFLWGPLTHGGLQGPKFGVHCPTHVFPGLLNLSLSPAVPQRAIFLPHPTHPVA; encoded by the exons ATGTCGGACGGAGGGCTTTTCAAGGCGGAGGTGATCTATATCAGTGACTGTGAAAAACGTGGAGCAGGGGACATGGTCCAACAGGAGACATATACTCGG TTGATATCTCCTCCTGATCACACAACCCCACCCCAGACCCCTCCCCCTATAAATACCCAGCCAGAAAATACAGTCCACCATTTTGTATCCGGGCCCGCTACTATGGAAACAGCTGTTAACAAACACCAGGGCATTTCTCAGCAGCAGTGGCACAACACCCCTGTGGGTGCTGAGGTCAGCTTGGATCTCTTTTTAAATAGGGAGTCTGACTCAGACGAGAGACTAAGCCCCGCTAACTCCACAGACCTGTTTCCTGCTTCTTCCAAGAGTCAGAGTCAGGAGTCCATCCTCTCTGAGAGTTGGGACAAAGACAGGAGCTGGTCAGCACTGCAAATGTCCCCTGAGACGTCTTGCGCGGTGTCCCCGTGCTCCTCAGTGAGATCTGGCATGTTCACCCCCTCTGTTGTGCGAGTCAAGAGGCACTTCCTAGAACCTGGCTCCAGTTTAGTCCACATGCCGCCAACCTGCCTCTCACCAACTTGTTGTGCAAGTCCCTCCTCgtccccctgtcccctgtccccccgCTCCCGCCACAGGCCCCCTCCCACGCGGCTCTCCCTGCTAACAGCTATCCTCCGAAAGGGCCGCCTGCCAGTCCTGTCCCCTACTCTGACTCTACAGAGACCCTACTCCCCCTGCTGGCCCATTCACCATGGGACTTCCTGTAACGCCTGCTCTGCAGCCTCCAGTGTGGCCTCTATTCCTCTGGAGGTGTTCTCATCCAGGGCCCAGTCCTCAGCCTCCATACACAGCCCAGCTCAGAGTTACCATCACAGGGATGGATGTGTGTTAGAGTCCCTTAGATCTGTCAATGCACCCCTGTCCATAGAGTCTAAGGAGCTTTCCACCTCATGGAGAATGGTTGGCCCTCACAGCCCACCATTAAGACACTCAGAAAAACTGAAATCAAACAATGGAATTATCTCTGAGAGGGTCACCTCCCCCTCTTATCGAAGCCTTGTGGCATCACCAGTCCCACCGTTGTCTCAAGCGTTCCCTCAGAACCTCCCCAAACCAGTAGACCACACCAAAGTTCCAAGTCCACCTCTGTACTCATCACACTCACGATTCAGACGTCTGTTTCCTGAGCCACTCGACAACTCAGTTAACTCAAGACTTAACTCACTGTCGCCTGAGCCGAAACCAGTTAAGAACCAGGGGGCTTCTGTGCCCCAAGATTCAAATCAACCCCTGTATTCGTCACACTCAAGACTTAAATGTCTGTCTCCTAATCCAGCTCACAACCAGGGGACCTCTGCATGTCAACCTCTTTACTCATCCTTCTCAAAGCTCAGCTCATCGCCTCCCGGAATAGTAAACTCCTCATCAAACTCAACACTTGACACACTGTCTGCTGAACCTAAACCAGTTAGCAAGAACTTTGTACAAGCTCTGAATTCTCACCTACAATCAAAGCTCACCTTTCTGTCTTCTGCACCTGCTAATAACCAGGAGACCTTTAAGGCCCTCAATACGTCTACACCTGAAGTTTCCTCCATGGGAACCTCTAACAATCGGGGATTTCTATGGGGACCCTTAACACACGGGGGACTGCAAGGCCCCAAGTTTGGAGTCCACTGTCCTACTCATGTCTTTCCAGGTCtcctaaacctctctctctctcctgctgtgccCCAGAGGGCCATCTTTCTGCCTCATCCCACTCACCCAGTGGCATAG